In Candidatus Desulfofervidus auxilii, the following proteins share a genomic window:
- a CDS encoding GAF domain-containing protein, producing the protein MLAAFWWGRKGIWIGVCLGILLMVFHFFSNLNTPFLSDAIRFVMFVTIGLIVGLLRENALHSEKKLKETQDYLNNLIHCANAPIVVWDKDGKITLFNTAFERLTGYQTDEVIGKPFTILFGQNAKDKSLKKIEHALKNQYEDGIEIPILCKNGKERILLWNFAKVYASDGETLIATIGQGQDITLRKEAEEALHLKIKGLENHGRVKESMLEQQMKELAAYERVIDAMLRTLDLDKRLEIGLKELMNLTGAEKAGVSIKENDRLVIRKQFGFSEVFTAWAGDLAIEDVTSLNEITVGWNNIPDPSSKLEVALKKERVKSWATVPLRSEQGFFGILILASEKPEAFLKEQINILSALANRFTLMLEQANLYRIAQERLARLTTLREIDSAISANLSMEGIIEIVLRKVSPHIWVDAVGISLIDWERKRTILARLHLPGDVNIEGEAFRLSESLLAQLGIEKKPVIIYDIKSDPRVQNHRDIARKYNLSSYVGVPLVVQDKAIGVLHLFTVEPKKFSHEDLDFFVTMAGQAAISVQNARLYEEATRRAENMEALAKVTFNFTQVSHEKQLAEQILVSACETTGAEMGALFWYKENENSLELLAGIGIPDKVINHLKEMQPLPVEPRAGLLGLVASTRRSIYVPNISKEPSLEFLENGSAYIVPLVYREHLFGVYIFLSKQIDAFSPEQRALADTFVGYVSTTLENARLFKETQKAYEELKATQEQLIQAQKMEAIGRLAGGIAHDFNNLLTSIQGFAELALIKLKEDHPVYYHIKEIQRNAMRAANLTRQLLLFSRKQPMELRPICINTIIKDMMKMLNRLIGEDITLKTELADSLWTVKADAGSIEQVIMNLVVNARDAMPKGGEILIKTENVHIDKEYVKTHTEARIGNFICLSVKDQGIGMDKNTLAHIFEPFFTTKEPGIGTGLGLAVVYGIVKQHEGWIEVETLKGKGTTFKIYLPAVFIGPIEEEKTITSLSSLKGKGEWILLVEDDESVREFAKKGLSENGYIVFTARNAKEAFDIFEKNRKNFALIFSDVVLPDGNGLELAERCFRLKPKIKIVFASGYSNEKIDWEVIQGYRYIQKPYSLSELLKIVKNTLEE; encoded by the coding sequence GTGTTAGCCGCATTTTGGTGGGGAAGAAAAGGTATTTGGATAGGTGTATGTTTAGGTATTTTATTAATGGTTTTTCATTTCTTTTCTAATTTAAACACTCCATTTCTATCAGATGCTATTAGGTTTGTTATGTTTGTTACTATAGGATTAATAGTAGGTCTTTTAAGAGAAAATGCATTACATTCAGAAAAAAAATTAAAAGAAACACAAGACTATTTAAATAATTTAATACATTGTGCTAATGCTCCTATTGTGGTTTGGGATAAAGATGGGAAAATAACTCTTTTTAATACTGCCTTTGAACGTCTCACTGGTTATCAAACCGATGAAGTAATAGGTAAACCATTTACAATTTTATTTGGTCAAAATGCTAAAGACAAATCTCTTAAAAAAATTGAACATGCTTTAAAAAATCAGTATGAAGATGGAATAGAAATTCCCATTTTATGCAAAAATGGAAAAGAACGTATTCTTTTATGGAATTTTGCTAAAGTCTATGCTTCAGATGGCGAAACTTTAATAGCTACAATTGGGCAAGGGCAAGATATTACATTAAGGAAAGAAGCTGAAGAAGCATTACATTTGAAAATAAAAGGGCTTGAAAATCATGGACGTGTTAAAGAATCCATGCTTGAACAACAAATGAAAGAATTAGCTGCCTATGAGCGAGTTATAGATGCTATGCTCCGTACCCTTGATTTAGACAAAAGGCTTGAAATTGGACTTAAAGAACTTATGAATCTCACAGGAGCAGAAAAGGCTGGAGTAAGTATTAAGGAAAATGATCGTTTGGTTATACGAAAACAATTTGGCTTTTCTGAAGTTTTCACAGCCTGGGCAGGTGATTTAGCTATTGAGGATGTTACTTCACTTAATGAAATTACTGTGGGATGGAATAATATACCTGATCCCTCTTCAAAGCTTGAAGTGGCACTTAAAAAAGAAAGAGTAAAAAGCTGGGCAACCGTTCCTCTTAGGTCAGAACAAGGTTTCTTTGGTATTCTTATCCTTGCCTCTGAAAAACCTGAGGCATTTTTAAAGGAACAAATCAATATTCTTTCTGCATTAGCAAATAGATTCACTTTAATGTTAGAACAGGCAAATTTATATCGCATAGCACAAGAAAGGCTTGCCCGTTTAACTACATTAAGGGAGATTGATAGTGCCATTTCAGCTAATCTTTCTATGGAAGGAATAATTGAAATTGTCTTACGTAAAGTCAGCCCTCATATTTGGGTTGATGCTGTAGGAATAAGTTTAATTGATTGGGAGAGAAAACGAACTATATTAGCACGATTACATTTACCTGGTGATGTAAATATAGAAGGAGAGGCATTTCGTCTATCAGAAAGTCTATTAGCCCAATTAGGTATTGAGAAGAAACCTGTAATCATTTATGATATTAAATCTGATCCACGTGTACAAAACCACCGAGATATTGCGCGAAAATATAATCTTTCTTCTTATGTAGGAGTGCCTTTAGTTGTTCAGGACAAAGCTATTGGTGTACTTCATTTATTCACTGTAGAACCTAAAAAATTCTCTCATGAAGATTTGGATTTTTTTGTTACTATGGCTGGACAGGCAGCTATATCTGTACAAAATGCCCGTTTATATGAAGAAGCAACAAGACGAGCTGAAAATATGGAAGCTCTTGCTAAAGTAACATTCAATTTTACACAAGTTAGTCATGAAAAACAATTAGCTGAACAAATATTGGTTTCTGCCTGTGAAACTACTGGTGCTGAAATGGGGGCTTTATTTTGGTATAAAGAAAATGAAAATAGTCTTGAATTACTTGCTGGAATAGGTATTCCCGATAAAGTAATAAATCATTTAAAAGAAATGCAACCACTTCCTGTAGAACCAAGGGCAGGATTACTTGGACTTGTAGCCTCTACAAGAAGATCTATTTATGTACCAAATATAAGCAAAGAGCCTAGCTTAGAATTTTTAGAAAATGGTTCAGCTTATATTGTACCTCTTGTATATCGTGAACATCTTTTTGGTGTATATATTTTTCTTTCAAAACAAATAGATGCATTTTCACCAGAACAACGTGCTTTGGCTGATACATTTGTAGGCTATGTTTCAACTACACTTGAGAACGCCAGATTATTTAAAGAAACTCAAAAGGCTTATGAAGAGCTAAAAGCTACACAAGAACAACTTATTCAAGCTCAAAAGATGGAAGCTATAGGAAGGTTAGCAGGAGGAATAGCTCATGATTTTAATAATCTGCTTACAAGTATTCAAGGATTTGCAGAACTTGCTTTAATTAAACTCAAAGAGGATCATCCTGTTTATTATCATATAAAAGAGATTCAACGAAATGCTATGCGGGCAGCCAATTTAACGCGCCAATTGCTTCTTTTCAGTCGTAAACAACCCATGGAGTTAAGACCAATTTGTATAAATACAATAATTAAAGATATGATGAAAATGTTAAACCGTCTTATAGGTGAAGATATTACTTTAAAGACTGAACTTGCAGATTCACTTTGGACTGTTAAGGCAGATGCCGGAAGTATTGAACAAGTAATTATGAATTTGGTTGTTAATGCAAGAGATGCAATGCCAAAAGGAGGAGAAATTTTGATAAAAACTGAAAATGTTCATATAGATAAAGAATATGTAAAAACTCATACTGAAGCTAGGATTGGAAATTTCATTTGCCTTTCTGTTAAAGATCAAGGGATTGGAATGGATAAAAACACATTAGCACATATTTTTGAACCTTTCTTTACTACTAAGGAGCCTGGAATAGGCACAGGATTGGGACTAGCAGTAGTCTATGGTATTGTCAAGCAACATGAGGGATGGATTGAAGTAGAAACCTTAAAAGGAAAAGGAACAACTTTCAAAATATATTTACCAGCAGTTTTTATAGGTCCAATAGAAGAAGAAAAAACTATAACTTCATTAAGCTCTTTAAAGGGGAAGGGTGAATGGATTTTGTTAGTAGAGGATGATGAATCTGTAAGAGAATTTGCTAAAAAAGGACTTTCTGAAAATGGCTATATAGTTTTTACTGCAAGAAATGCGAAAGAGGCATTTGATATTTTTGAAAAAAATAGAAAAAATTTTGCTCTTATTTTTAGTGATGTTGTATTACCAGATGGAAATGGACTTGAACTAGCAGAAAGATGTTTTAGATTAAAACCAAAAATTAAAATTGTATTTGCAAGTGGCTATAGTAATGAAAAAATAGATTGGGAAGTTATTCAAGGATATAGATATATTCAAAAACCATATTCATTATCTGAATTACTTAAAATTGTAAAAAATACATTAGAAGAATAA
- a CDS encoding SpoIID/LytB domain-containing protein, producing the protein MVKRGIFIFILILLPIIALAQEDTLSAERLAQWNINYASYLIDVGKYLEALDAYNTAYEVTTYRQTKLRALLYKANLLATFLDAEEEALNIYEKIIKEYPEGEEIALYRKGLLLFETRRFKDAVMTLELYLKKYPQGRFRFQTEVLLEKAKKAIAPPIPKIKRPEVRVLIHRKAKEVKIRGKNLSINNHPFLKNEIICYLKNGKIYIKNTNFFSKSININAETPLEVIVKGKRKKLRGRIFIKIKENNLMVLNIVDIESYLLSVVPSESWSSWPLETLKAQAVAARTYALYQVLHRKNWDYDLVDYEGDQAYGGVDRETDRTTQAVRETEGLVLVEKGRPILAMYTANSGGYTASAKSIFKLYKSYLIAHPDPPSLKGKMAYWEKEFKVDQVENALRRIGLKIKGLRDIVPVEKGPSGRIIKIKIIADKGNGIFRTRTTLRRALKLPEILFSIKKFGNTFIFEGHGWGHGVGYSQWGAAELGKEGKSFKEILLFYYPNTLLKKLW; encoded by the coding sequence ATGGTAAAAAGAGGAATTTTTATCTTTATCTTAATTTTATTGCCTATTATTGCTTTAGCTCAAGAAGATACACTTTCTGCAGAAAGATTAGCACAATGGAACATTAATTATGCTAGTTATTTGATAGATGTAGGTAAATATTTAGAAGCACTTGATGCATATAACACAGCCTATGAAGTAACAACCTATCGTCAAACAAAACTAAGGGCTCTTTTATATAAAGCAAATTTACTAGCTACTTTTTTAGATGCCGAAGAAGAGGCATTAAATATTTATGAGAAGATCATAAAAGAATATCCTGAAGGGGAAGAGATTGCCCTTTATCGTAAAGGGCTTTTACTTTTTGAGACAAGGAGATTTAAAGATGCTGTAATGACATTAGAATTATATCTTAAAAAATATCCTCAAGGGCGATTTAGATTTCAAACAGAGGTGCTTTTAGAAAAAGCAAAAAAAGCCATTGCTCCACCAATACCAAAGATAAAAAGACCAGAAGTAAGAGTATTGATTCACCGTAAAGCAAAAGAAGTAAAAATAAGAGGTAAAAATTTATCTATTAATAATCATCCCTTTTTAAAAAATGAAATTATATGTTATTTAAAAAATGGAAAAATATATATTAAAAACACAAACTTTTTTTCAAAATCTATAAATATTAATGCTGAAACTCCATTAGAAGTAATAGTTAAAGGAAAAAGGAAAAAATTAAGAGGACGAATTTTTATTAAAATAAAAGAAAATAATTTAATGGTTTTAAACATTGTTGATATAGAAAGTTATTTATTAAGTGTTGTACCATCTGAATCTTGGTCTTCATGGCCGTTAGAGACATTAAAGGCACAAGCAGTGGCAGCTCGAACATATGCCCTTTATCAAGTACTTCACCGCAAAAACTGGGATTATGATTTAGTGGATTATGAAGGGGATCAAGCATATGGAGGAGTAGATAGGGAAACAGATAGGACTACACAAGCAGTAAGAGAGACAGAGGGTCTTGTTTTAGTGGAGAAAGGAAGGCCTATTTTGGCTATGTATACTGCTAATAGTGGAGGTTATACTGCTTCAGCAAAAAGCATATTTAAATTATATAAATCTTACCTTATTGCTCATCCTGATCCACCTAGTCTTAAAGGGAAAATGGCTTATTGGGAAAAGGAATTCAAAGTAGATCAAGTGGAAAATGCATTGAGAAGGATTGGTTTGAAAATAAAGGGACTAAGAGATATTGTTCCAGTAGAAAAAGGCCCTTCAGGGAGGATCATAAAAATAAAAATTATTGCTGATAAAGGTAATGGCATCTTTCGCACTCGTACTACTTTAAGAAGGGCTTTAAAGTTACCAGAAATTCTTTTTTCTATTAAAAAATTTGGTAATACATTTATTTTTGAAGGACATGGTTGGGGTCATGGTGTAGGTTATTCTCAATGGGGTGCTGCAGAATTGGGTAAAGAAGGGAAATCATTTAAAGAAATTCTTCTTTTTTATTATCCTAATACCTTATTAAAAAAGTTATGGTAA
- a CDS encoding S-layer homology domain-containing protein, whose product MVKKIGIVWLILFLIVACAKLKPVPISIEDNPPHHYLQGMEAIERGDLDEAERRFDRALYLDKDYSPALAGKALVLAIKAGKQGEKEHMAIDMKKAIDFLKKARKKANGDSQKFIYHVTAIRVYTEGHPKDWLGEAKDHYEYALKLKKVNEADLPYYQTTSAMHYFMGIAYYRAYEFRKAEETLAKVISSKPGKWHDKADNLYKKVQKIVRACGQYTLTDVAKKIAVKEQVTRGDVAALLIDELHLDRFLAGRIPVKSKLPKADFIPADALGHPFENEIVTVIKWNVRGLQAKYDSTTQAYLFKPQEPIKRKELAFILEDLLIKLTGDENLATAYFGTEKSPFPDVPVNVAWFNAVMNVTTRGLMEPELSGEFRPDDYVDGAELILALMKLRNVMNIY is encoded by the coding sequence ATGGTTAAGAAAATAGGGATAGTATGGTTAATTTTGTTTTTGATTGTTGCTTGTGCAAAGCTTAAGCCAGTGCCTATTTCTATTGAAGATAATCCACCCCATCATTATCTACAAGGGATGGAGGCAATTGAAAGAGGTGATTTAGATGAAGCAGAAAGGCGGTTTGATCGTGCTCTTTATCTTGATAAAGATTATAGTCCTGCTTTAGCAGGTAAAGCTTTGGTCTTAGCAATTAAGGCTGGTAAACAAGGTGAGAAAGAACATATGGCTATAGATATGAAAAAAGCGATTGATTTTCTTAAAAAAGCAAGAAAGAAAGCTAATGGTGATAGTCAAAAATTCATTTATCATGTAACAGCTATCCGTGTTTATACAGAAGGGCATCCAAAGGATTGGTTAGGAGAAGCTAAAGATCATTATGAATATGCCCTTAAACTTAAAAAAGTAAATGAGGCAGATTTACCTTATTATCAAACTACTTCTGCAATGCATTATTTTATGGGAATAGCTTATTATCGTGCCTATGAATTTCGCAAAGCAGAAGAGACTTTAGCAAAGGTAATTTCTAGTAAACCTGGTAAATGGCATGATAAGGCAGATAATTTGTATAAAAAAGTTCAAAAGATTGTTAGGGCATGTGGTCAATATACATTAACCGATGTAGCCAAAAAGATTGCTGTAAAAGAGCAGGTAACAAGAGGTGATGTAGCTGCTCTTTTGATAGATGAGCTTCATTTAGACCGCTTTTTAGCAGGTCGTATTCCTGTAAAATCCAAATTACCAAAAGCAGATTTTATTCCAGCTGATGCTTTAGGTCATCCATTTGAAAATGAGATTGTTACAGTAATTAAATGGAATGTAAGAGGTTTACAAGCAAAATATGATTCAACTACACAAGCATATTTATTTAAACCGCAAGAGCCAATTAAACGTAAGGAATTGGCTTTTATCCTTGAAGATTTGTTGATTAAACTGACTGGTGATGAAAATTTAGCTACAGCTTATTTTGGTACAGAAAAATCACCTTTTCCTGATGTGCCTGTAAATGTAGCCTGGTTTAATGCAGTGATGAATGTAACTACAAGAGGGCTTATGGAGCCAGAGCTTTCAGGTGAATTCAGACCAGATGATTATGTAGATGGGGCAGAGTTGATTTTGGCATTAATGAAATTGAGAAATGTCATGAATATATATTAG
- a CDS encoding CsgG/HfaB family protein, protein MRRIALVIGLIFILSCAAVGPTIKIAEYYQTPQDIQKAEIMPPKYVLQKKKPRIVVLEMGDYSGKGCRLGHVATELMHNVVAKTGTFEVVERSRANQLARELGYQEEHGVDWEKIEERYFSLGKDIDYAIVGAVNEVLVSQNQKPGYYTKEGIYIPPECSVRAEVTLNFRVIDFSTGRVVKSFSVKGSETDIARQNCRFSCGLAQKALSQAINRYVPVHLIEAIPIYGYIRKIMTHSSGAKKIAYITLGRADGIVPGDEVEIIEHLIEIDPVTNRQIDSYIQIGKGKVVQEGLTDNEAIILVTDKNVMSRLKIGQMVRLTAAQAKKKAQQEEVKDVLKDFWKSITR, encoded by the coding sequence ATGAGAAGGATTGCTTTAGTAATAGGTTTGATTTTTATCCTTTCATGTGCTGCAGTAGGACCTACTATAAAGATTGCAGAGTATTATCAGACTCCGCAAGATATACAAAAGGCAGAAATTATGCCTCCTAAATATGTGCTTCAGAAGAAAAAACCACGGATTGTGGTTTTGGAAATGGGAGATTACTCAGGCAAGGGTTGCAGATTGGGACATGTTGCTACTGAATTAATGCATAATGTGGTTGCTAAAACCGGAACATTTGAAGTAGTGGAGCGTTCACGTGCTAATCAATTAGCAAGGGAACTTGGTTATCAAGAGGAGCATGGAGTTGATTGGGAAAAAATAGAAGAGAGATATTTTAGTTTAGGTAAGGATATTGATTATGCTATTGTAGGTGCAGTAAATGAAGTTTTAGTTAGTCAGAATCAAAAACCAGGCTATTATACTAAGGAAGGCATATATATTCCTCCTGAATGTAGTGTAAGGGCAGAGGTTACTTTAAATTTTAGAGTAATAGATTTTTCTACTGGCCGTGTTGTTAAAAGTTTTAGTGTAAAGGGAAGTGAGACAGATATTGCACGTCAAAATTGCCGTTTTAGTTGTGGATTAGCACAAAAAGCACTTTCACAAGCAATTAATAGATATGTTCCTGTCCATTTAATAGAGGCTATTCCTATCTATGGCTATATTCGTAAAATCATGACACATTCTTCTGGGGCAAAAAAAATAGCCTATATTACTTTAGGTAGGGCTGATGGAATTGTACCTGGCGATGAAGTAGAAATTATTGAGCACCTTATAGAGATAGATCCTGTAACCAATCGTCAAATAGATTCTTATATACAGATAGGTAAAGGAAAAGTCGTTCAAGAAGGGCTTACAGATAATGAGGCTATAATCCTTGTTACAGATAAAAATGTTATGAGTCGTCTTAAAATAGGTCAAATGGTTAGACTTACAGCTGCTCAGGCTAAGAAAAAAGCTCAACAAGAAGAAGTAAAAGATGTACTTAAAGATTTTTGGAAATCTATTACAAGATAA